One Micromonospora sp. WMMD1120 genomic region harbors:
- a CDS encoding type II toxin-antitoxin system PemK/MazF family toxin, with protein sequence MAARGWPEVEVRMAEALLWSVAIPLTVAAGWAWNSWRRRVTERRPGTRPERGAGDRRPTPPRPRNAGRPTAEPRSARDDSPAPGEIWWADVPYADGSGSKVRPCLVLRVDSRGADVLKITSQDKSDRDDHVRIPTREWDPGAEHDSYLSLAEPIRLSLADFADHAGRCDADLWREVRSLRHLRTP encoded by the coding sequence GTGGCGGCCCGCGGATGGCCGGAGGTGGAGGTACGGATGGCCGAGGCGCTGCTCTGGTCGGTGGCGATCCCGCTGACGGTGGCCGCAGGATGGGCGTGGAACAGTTGGCGGCGCCGGGTGACCGAGCGGCGTCCGGGCACCCGGCCGGAGCGCGGCGCCGGTGACCGTCGTCCCACCCCGCCCCGGCCCCGGAACGCCGGCCGGCCGACCGCCGAACCCCGCTCGGCACGGGACGACAGCCCGGCGCCCGGTGAGATCTGGTGGGCCGATGTGCCGTACGCCGACGGCAGCGGGTCCAAGGTGCGCCCCTGCCTGGTGTTGCGCGTCGACTCCCGGGGCGCCGACGTCCTGAAGATCACCAGCCAGGACAAGAGCGACCGGGACGACCACGTGCGCATCCCCACCCGGGAGTGGGACCCGGGTGCGGAACACGACAGCTATCTCAGCCTGGCCGAGCCGATCCGACTCAGCCTCGCCGACTTCGCCGACCACGCCGGCCGGTGCGACGCCGACCTGTGGCGCGAGGTCCGCAGCCTGCGCCACCTCCGCACCCCCTGA
- a CDS encoding ADP-ribosylglycohydrolase family protein — MMAAVIHTTALRASGSLFGLAYGDALGKPAEFLTVAEIERRYGPAGPRDLSGEPALVTDDTQMALAVGWALHEAPSFTPQAVEPLLRQRFLAWAVSPDNNRAPGMTCLRACAELSRGLRWQEATVAGSKGCGANMRVTPVGLLDVDPDTLAGLSQLQAGLTHGHPTGLAASELTAYAVVALRGGGTLAELPALLHERALSERLVYREDWLGDLWQRSGAQTPEAFIAQGWDECLAVLSRLTKALAQPDDGGDPCRSTGEGWVAEEALATALLCAVRHADDPVAALARAATTAGDSDSIAALAGAFLGAAHGMAAWPDGWADRIEYADQLAALGAAWD, encoded by the coding sequence ATGATGGCCGCCGTGATCCACACCACCGCGCTGCGCGCCTCCGGCTCGCTGTTCGGCCTCGCCTACGGCGACGCGCTGGGCAAGCCGGCCGAGTTCCTGACCGTCGCCGAGATCGAGCGTCGCTACGGCCCGGCCGGGCCGCGTGACCTGTCCGGCGAGCCGGCACTGGTCACCGACGACACCCAGATGGCCCTGGCGGTCGGCTGGGCGTTACACGAGGCCCCGTCGTTCACCCCGCAGGCGGTGGAGCCCCTGCTGCGGCAGCGCTTCCTGGCCTGGGCGGTCAGCCCGGACAACAACCGCGCCCCGGGAATGACCTGCCTGCGGGCCTGCGCCGAGCTGAGCCGTGGGCTGCGCTGGCAGGAGGCGACCGTGGCCGGGTCGAAGGGCTGTGGCGCCAACATGCGGGTCACCCCGGTCGGGTTGCTCGACGTCGATCCGGACACCCTGGCCGGGTTGTCCCAGTTGCAGGCCGGTCTCACCCACGGCCACCCGACCGGGCTGGCGGCCAGCGAGCTCACCGCGTACGCGGTCGTCGCGCTGCGCGGCGGCGGCACGCTGGCCGAGTTGCCGGCCCTCCTGCACGAGCGGGCGCTGTCTGAGCGCCTGGTCTACCGGGAAGACTGGCTGGGTGACCTTTGGCAGCGCTCCGGTGCTCAGACACCTGAGGCGTTCATCGCCCAGGGCTGGGACGAGTGCCTCGCGGTGCTAAGCCGACTGACCAAGGCCCTGGCGCAGCCGGACGACGGCGGCGACCCGTGCCGGTCGACGGGGGAGGGCTGGGTGGCCGAGGAGGCGTTGGCGACAGCGCTGCTCTGCGCCGTCCGGCACGCGGACGACCCGGTCGCGGCACTGGCCCGAGCCGCCACCACCGCCGGCGACTCCGACTCGATAGCCGCGCTGGCCGGCGCGTTCCTGGGCGCCGCGCACGGGATGGCCGCCTGGCCGGACGGGTGGGCCGACCGCATCGAGTACGCCGACCAGCTCGCCGCGCTCGGCGCGGCCTGGGACTGA
- the mnmA gene encoding tRNA 2-thiouridine(34) synthase MnmA, which translates to MRVLAAMSGGVDSAVAAARAVAAGHDVTGVHLALARNPQTYRTGARGCCTLEDSRDARRAADVIGIPFYVWDMADRFHEDVVDDFVAEYAAGRTPNPCLRCNEKIKFAAVLDRAVALGFDAVVTGHHARLGPDGLLRRSVDLAKDQSYVLAVLTREQLDRSIFPLGDSTKAQVRAEAAERGLAVADKPDSHDICFIADGNTRGFLAERLGEAPGDVVDATTGAVVGSHGGAYAYTVGQRRGLHLDRPAPDGRPRYVLSITPKTNTVTVGPAEALEVSDVRAVRPVWTGGPVPDAPVECEVQLRAHGDVVPATVALDGDRLHAELRRPVRGVAAGQAVVAYRPDPAGDVVLGSATIAD; encoded by the coding sequence GTGAGGGTTCTGGCGGCGATGTCGGGCGGGGTTGACTCGGCCGTGGCGGCGGCGCGGGCGGTGGCGGCCGGGCACGACGTGACCGGAGTGCACCTGGCCCTGGCCCGCAACCCACAGACCTACCGCACCGGGGCACGTGGCTGCTGCACGCTGGAGGACTCCCGGGACGCCCGGCGGGCGGCCGACGTCATCGGCATCCCCTTCTACGTGTGGGACATGGCCGACCGCTTCCACGAGGACGTCGTCGACGACTTCGTCGCCGAGTACGCTGCCGGCCGTACGCCGAACCCCTGCCTGCGCTGCAACGAGAAGATCAAGTTCGCGGCGGTGCTGGACCGGGCGGTGGCCCTCGGATTCGACGCCGTGGTCACCGGTCACCATGCCCGGCTGGGCCCCGACGGGCTGCTGCGGCGCAGTGTCGACCTGGCCAAGGACCAGTCGTACGTGCTGGCCGTGCTCACCCGCGAGCAGTTGGACCGTTCGATTTTCCCGCTCGGTGACTCGACCAAGGCGCAGGTGCGCGCCGAGGCCGCCGAGCGCGGGTTGGCGGTGGCCGACAAGCCGGACTCGCACGACATCTGCTTCATCGCCGACGGGAACACCCGCGGCTTCCTGGCCGAGCGGCTGGGCGAGGCGCCCGGCGACGTGGTGGACGCCACCACCGGCGCGGTCGTCGGCAGCCACGGCGGCGCGTACGCGTACACAGTAGGGCAGCGCCGGGGCCTGCACCTCGACCGGCCCGCACCGGACGGCCGGCCGCGTTACGTGCTCTCCATCACGCCGAAGACCAACACGGTGACGGTCGGCCCGGCCGAGGCGCTGGAGGTGTCCGACGTACGTGCGGTCCGTCCGGTCTGGACCGGTGGCCCGGTTCCGGACGCGCCCGTCGAGTGCGAGGTGCAGCTGCGCGCCCACGGTGACGTGGTACCAGCGACAGTGGCCCTCGACGGTGACCGGTTGCACGCCGAGCTGCGCCGGCCGGTCCGTGGCGTCGCCGCCGGTCAGGCCGTCGTGGCGTACCGGCCGGACCCGGCCGGCGACGTGGTCCTCGGCTCGGCCACCATCGCCGACTGA
- a CDS encoding methionine synthase codes for MTDQVWPWPAGAATGIGSLPGTDIGEAQRVVLGELPDLPHLPELPARGPGADLVGRSAGLLVDLPVEVYAGRWRVAPRAGRDLRRTRDLMERDLDQLAEQAEEYAGPIKVQAGGPLTLAASLELPIGGRLLRDPGAVRDLTGSLAEGLRAHVAAVTRRLPRASVLLQLDEPSLPAVLAGAVPTESGLGAYRAVESVDAAALLRTIVEAVGVPVVVHCCAPDVPLELIRSTGAVAVALDLDLVTDLDPLGEAIDAGLGLFAGAVPTRPPSAGAGPTSAQVADRVRQLWDRLGFPRRQLAEQVVVTPACGLANATPRYARAVLAACRDAGRRFVES; via the coding sequence GTGACAGATCAGGTGTGGCCCTGGCCGGCCGGCGCGGCGACCGGCATCGGTTCGCTGCCCGGCACCGACATCGGCGAAGCGCAGCGGGTGGTCCTCGGTGAGCTGCCCGACCTGCCGCACCTGCCCGAGCTGCCGGCCCGGGGCCCCGGTGCGGACCTGGTCGGGCGTTCCGCCGGGCTGCTCGTCGACCTGCCCGTCGAGGTGTACGCCGGGCGGTGGCGGGTCGCCCCACGTGCCGGGCGTGACCTGCGGCGGACCCGGGACCTGATGGAACGCGACCTCGACCAGCTCGCCGAGCAGGCCGAGGAGTACGCCGGGCCGATCAAGGTCCAGGCCGGCGGCCCGCTCACCCTGGCCGCCTCACTGGAACTGCCGATCGGTGGCCGCCTGCTGCGGGACCCGGGCGCCGTCCGCGATCTGACCGGCTCCCTCGCCGAAGGGCTACGCGCCCACGTCGCCGCCGTGACCCGGCGGCTGCCCCGGGCGTCCGTGCTGCTCCAACTGGACGAGCCGTCGCTGCCGGCGGTGCTGGCCGGTGCGGTGCCGACCGAGAGCGGGCTGGGCGCGTACCGGGCGGTCGAGTCGGTGGACGCCGCCGCGCTGCTGCGCACGATCGTGGAGGCGGTCGGCGTGCCCGTTGTCGTGCACTGCTGCGCCCCGGACGTGCCGCTGGAGCTGATCCGCTCCACCGGGGCCGTGGCGGTCGCCCTCGACCTGGACCTCGTCACCGACCTGGACCCGCTGGGCGAGGCGATCGACGCCGGTCTCGGGTTGTTCGCCGGGGCCGTGCCGACCCGGCCGCCGTCGGCCGGCGCCGGGCCGACCTCCGCGCAGGTCGCCGATCGGGTACGCCAGCTCTGGGACCGCCTCGGCTTTCCCCGCCGGCAGCTCGCCGAGCAGGTGGTGGTCACCCCGGCCTGCGGCCTCGCCAACGCCACCCCGCGGTACGCGCGGGCGGTGCTCGCCGCCTGCCGGGACGCCGGCCGGCGGTTCGTCGAGTCCTGA
- the ligA gene encoding NAD-dependent DNA ligase LigA, with protein MSEEQIGQEVSPAQEKAAGAEPTPQARERHATLSQELTEHQYRYYVLDAPIITDAEFDRQLRELEALEAEFPALRTPDSPTQRVGGTFSTDFTPVTHAERMLSLDNAFADEELAAWAERVERDAGGPVPYLCELKVDGLAINLTYEKGRLVRAATRGDGRTGEDVTANVRSIRDVPSQLTASAEFPDIPELVEVRGEIYFPVAAFADLNAGLVEQGKAPFANPRNAAAGSLRQKDPRVTASRPLRLVVHGIGARRGFQPTAQSESYAALRAWGLPTSDRWRVVPDLGGVAEYIAYYAEHRHDVEHEIDGVVVKVDPVSIQGRLGSTSRAPRWAIAFKYPPEEVTTKLLDIDVNVGRTGRVTPFAVLEPVRVAGSTVALATLHNAREVERKGVLIGDTVVLRKAGDVIPEVLGPVIDLRPVDARPFVMPTSCPACGTPLAPSKEGDVDIRCPNARSCPAQLRERVFHLAGRGGFDIEVLGYKGAAALLDAEIITDEGDLFQLDAEQLSRSPFFVNKDGTLGSNAVKLLDNLAVARERDLWRVLVALSIRHVGPTAAQALARHFRSMDAIDAASEEELSSVDGVGPTIAASIREWFAVDWHRAVVRKWAEAGVRMAEEAVDEGPRPLEGLTVVVTGTLAGFSRDQAAEAVQSRGGKVSGSVSKKTSFVVVGDNPGSKADKAASLKVPVLDEDGFRLLLDAGPDAARDVARVGD; from the coding sequence GTGTCCGAGGAGCAGATCGGTCAGGAGGTCAGCCCGGCGCAGGAGAAGGCGGCCGGGGCCGAGCCGACGCCGCAGGCCCGGGAGCGGCACGCCACGCTCAGCCAGGAGCTGACCGAGCACCAGTACCGCTACTACGTGCTGGACGCGCCGATCATCACCGACGCCGAGTTCGACAGGCAGTTGCGCGAGTTGGAGGCGTTGGAGGCGGAGTTCCCGGCGCTGCGGACGCCCGACTCGCCGACCCAGCGGGTGGGCGGCACCTTCTCCACCGACTTCACCCCGGTCACCCACGCCGAACGGATGCTCTCCCTCGACAACGCCTTCGCCGACGAGGAGTTGGCGGCGTGGGCCGAGCGGGTCGAGCGCGACGCCGGCGGCCCGGTGCCCTACCTGTGCGAGCTGAAGGTCGACGGGTTGGCGATCAACCTGACCTACGAGAAGGGCCGGCTGGTGCGGGCCGCCACCCGGGGCGACGGGCGCACCGGCGAGGACGTCACCGCCAACGTGCGCAGCATCCGCGACGTGCCGAGCCAGCTCACCGCGTCCGCCGAGTTCCCGGACATTCCCGAGCTGGTGGAGGTCCGGGGCGAGATCTACTTCCCGGTCGCCGCGTTCGCCGATCTCAACGCGGGTCTCGTGGAGCAGGGCAAGGCGCCCTTCGCCAACCCCCGCAACGCCGCCGCCGGCAGCCTGCGGCAGAAGGACCCACGGGTCACCGCCTCCCGGCCGCTGCGCCTGGTGGTCCACGGCATCGGCGCCCGCCGAGGGTTCCAGCCGACCGCCCAGTCCGAGTCGTACGCGGCGCTGCGCGCCTGGGGGCTGCCGACGAGCGACCGTTGGCGGGTGGTGCCCGACCTGGGCGGCGTGGCGGAATACATCGCCTACTACGCCGAGCACCGGCACGACGTCGAGCACGAGATCGACGGCGTGGTAGTCAAGGTCGACCCGGTCTCCATCCAGGGCCGGCTCGGGTCGACAAGCCGTGCCCCCCGCTGGGCGATCGCCTTCAAGTACCCGCCGGAGGAGGTCACCACCAAGCTGCTCGACATCGACGTCAACGTGGGGCGCACCGGCCGGGTCACCCCGTTCGCCGTCCTCGAGCCGGTGCGCGTGGCCGGGTCCACCGTCGCGCTCGCCACCCTGCACAACGCCCGCGAGGTGGAGCGCAAGGGTGTGTTGATCGGTGACACGGTGGTGCTGCGCAAGGCCGGGGACGTCATCCCCGAGGTGCTCGGCCCGGTGATCGACCTGCGGCCGGTCGACGCCCGGCCGTTCGTCATGCCGACCAGTTGCCCCGCCTGCGGCACCCCGCTCGCGCCGTCGAAGGAGGGCGACGTCGACATCCGGTGCCCCAACGCCCGCAGTTGCCCCGCGCAGTTGCGCGAGCGGGTCTTCCACCTCGCCGGCCGGGGTGGGTTCGACATCGAGGTACTCGGCTACAAGGGCGCGGCCGCCCTGCTCGACGCGGAGATCATCACCGACGAGGGTGATCTCTTCCAGCTCGACGCCGAGCAGTTGTCCCGTTCGCCGTTCTTCGTCAACAAGGACGGCACGCTCGGCAGCAACGCGGTCAAGTTGCTGGACAATCTGGCGGTCGCCCGGGAGCGGGACCTCTGGCGGGTGCTGGTGGCGCTCTCCATCCGGCACGTCGGCCCGACCGCGGCGCAGGCGCTCGCCCGGCACTTCCGCTCGATGGACGCCATCGACGCGGCGTCGGAGGAGGAGCTGTCCTCGGTCGACGGGGTCGGTCCGACCATCGCGGCCAGCATCCGCGAGTGGTTCGCGGTGGACTGGCACCGTGCGGTGGTTCGCAAGTGGGCCGAGGCGGGGGTGCGGATGGCGGAGGAGGCTGTCGACGAGGGGCCGCGCCCGTTGGAGGGGCTGACCGTGGTGGTGACCGGCACGCTCGCCGGGTTCTCCCGGGACCAGGCGGCCGAGGCGGTGCAGAGTCGGGGCGGCAAGGTCAGCGGGTCGGTCTCC
- a CDS encoding VOC family protein gives MIGQLRSVVIDCPDPRALAGFYAELLGISFAENQSDDDEWVVLGGPPGHQPRLAFQRALNLRPPAWPDPERPQQFHLDVTVDDIEAAEKAALALGARRLPGEGEGFRVYADPAGHPFCLCWD, from the coding sequence ATGATTGGACAGCTGCGTTCAGTGGTGATCGACTGCCCGGATCCCCGGGCGCTGGCGGGGTTCTACGCCGAGCTGCTCGGCATCTCCTTCGCCGAGAATCAGTCCGACGATGACGAGTGGGTGGTGCTCGGCGGGCCACCCGGGCACCAGCCTCGGCTCGCGTTCCAGCGGGCGCTCAACCTCCGCCCGCCGGCCTGGCCGGACCCGGAGCGTCCCCAGCAGTTCCACCTCGACGTGACGGTGGACGACATCGAGGCCGCCGAGAAGGCGGCGCTGGCGCTGGGCGCCCGGCGACTGCCGGGTGAGGGCGAGGGCTTCCGGGTCTACGCCGACCCGGCCGGCCACCCGTTCTGCCTCTGCTGGGACTGA